In Thiospirochaeta perfilievii, a single window of DNA contains:
- a CDS encoding ribonucleotide-diphosphate reductase subunit beta: protein MKIKEKKLFNPTGSDNLNDRKIIGGNSTNLFNLNNTKYTWANKLYRSMMENFWIPEKVDLTSDFQDYQKLTEHERKGYDGILSFLVFLDSIQTNNIPKISDFITAPEVNLILAIQTYQEAIHSQSYAYLIESLIPSDKRNNIYEFWRDDKILYERISFIAQIYQDFHDKDSSENFVRSLIANFLLESVYFYNGFNFFYLLASRNLMPGSADIIRYINRDELTHVVLFKEMILAIMEESPGLITEELVYPMFQEAVKQEIEWTNHILGNEILGITVNSTESYTKYIANQRLKSINMNPLYKGYDINPYAHLERIADTEGAGDVKANFFESTVTSYNQSSAISGWENL from the coding sequence CCAACAGGTAGTGATAATTTAAATGATAGAAAAATAATTGGAGGGAATAGTACAAATCTTTTCAATCTAAATAATACAAAATATACATGGGCAAATAAACTGTATAGATCAATGATGGAAAATTTTTGGATACCAGAGAAAGTTGACTTAACTTCTGACTTTCAGGACTATCAAAAGTTAACAGAACATGAGAGAAAAGGTTATGATGGAATATTATCCTTTTTAGTATTCCTTGACTCAATACAGACAAACAATATACCCAAAATTTCGGATTTCATAACTGCCCCTGAGGTAAACTTAATACTTGCAATACAGACATACCAGGAAGCTATACATAGCCAAAGTTATGCATATTTGATTGAGTCCTTAATACCAAGTGATAAGAGAAACAATATATATGAATTTTGGAGGGATGATAAAATTCTATACGAAAGGATAAGTTTTATAGCTCAAATTTATCAAGACTTTCATGATAAGGATAGCAGTGAAAATTTTGTAAGGAGTTTAATAGCTAATTTTCTTTTAGAATCAGTCTATTTTTATAATGGTTTTAACTTTTTTTACCTATTGGCTAGTAGAAACTTAATGCCAGGTTCTGCCGATATAATTAGGTATATAAATAGGGATGAATTAACCCATGTAGTTCTATTTAAAGAGATGATTTTAGCTATTATGGAGGAGAGTCCCGGTTTAATTACAGAGGAGTTGGTCTATCCTATGTTCCAAGAGGCTGTAAAACAAGAGATTGAGTGGACAAACCATATTTTAGGAAATGAGATCCTAGGTATTACAGTTAATAGTACAGAGTCATACACAAAATATATAGCTAATCAGAGGTTAAAATCTATTAATATGAACCCCTTATATAAAGGTTACGATATTAATCCATATGCTCATTTAGAGAGAATTGCAGACACTGAAGGAGCTGGAGATGTAAAAGCTAACTTTTTTGAAAGTACAGTTACTAGTTACAATCAATCTAGTGCAATAAGTGGATGGGAAAATCTATAA
- the mazG gene encoding nucleoside triphosphate pyrophosphohydrolase, which yields MNNSEYSRLLDIIKKLRDPQSGCPWDLKQSVESLAPALLEECCECIDGVNNRDLVNIKEELGDIIFTTSLISYIIEQENNGSIDDIIKNVNDKMVRRHPHIFSNTQGVDSSEKVLQQWEEIKKNQEGRVKKNLLDKIPTSLPPLEKSFEIQKKVEKVGFDWENINDIFNKILEETQEVKDAIDSNNQDNLEMEIGDLLFSVVNLSRFLKIDPSKALARTNNKFLKRFSFIEDQMRSKELVLHKDNFKIMDELWDKSKELEK from the coding sequence ATGAATAATTCTGAATATAGTAGATTATTAGACATTATAAAAAAGCTAAGAGACCCACAAAGTGGTTGTCCATGGGATTTAAAACAGAGTGTAGAATCACTAGCCCCTGCACTTTTAGAAGAGTGTTGCGAGTGTATAGACGGTGTCAATAATAGGGATTTAGTAAACATTAAAGAGGAGTTAGGTGATATTATTTTTACCACATCACTAATTTCATATATTATAGAACAAGAGAATAATGGTTCAATAGATGATATAATAAAAAATGTTAATGATAAGATGGTAAGACGTCACCCACACATATTTTCAAATACACAGGGTGTAGACAGTAGTGAAAAAGTTCTACAACAGTGGGAAGAAATAAAAAAGAATCAGGAAGGAAGAGTTAAGAAAAATCTTCTAGATAAAATCCCAACAAGTCTTCCTCCTTTAGAAAAATCCTTTGAGATACAAAAAAAAGTTGAAAAGGTAGGTTTCGACTGGGAAAATATTAATGATATTTTTAATAAGATTTTAGAAGAGACACAGGAAGTTAAGGATGCGATAGACTCAAATAACCAGGATAATCTAGAAATGGAGATAGGAGACTTGCTATTTTCAGTTGTTAATCTCTCTAGATTCCTTAAAATTGATCCTTCTAAAGCTTTAGCTAGAACTAATAATAAATTCCTTAAAAGATTCAGCTTTATAGAGGATCAAATGAGAAGTAAAGAGTTAGTTCTACATAAGGACAACTTTAAAATAATGGATGAACTTTGGGATAAGTCCAAGGAGCTAGAGAAGTAA
- a CDS encoding Fur family transcriptional regulator has protein sequence MVRMTNQRKVILDELMKHVDHPTADEIYVEIRKVLPKVSLGTVYRNLDQMSQQGKILKLEGAGQKRFDPVATPHPHFRCVQCGCVEDIHERVTSPVIDENSQWYKDRSFLGFNLEYYGKCSKCK, from the coding sequence ATGGTTAGAATGACAAATCAGAGAAAGGTTATTTTAGATGAACTCATGAAACATGTAGACCATCCCACTGCAGATGAAATTTATGTGGAAATTAGAAAAGTTCTTCCTAAGGTTAGCCTTGGTACAGTATACAGAAATTTAGATCAAATGAGTCAGCAAGGGAAAATTTTAAAATTGGAAGGGGCTGGACAAAAAAGATTTGACCCTGTAGCTACACCACATCCCCATTTTAGATGTGTTCAATGTGGCTGTGTTGAAGATATTCATGAGAGAGTTACTTCTCCAGTAATTGATGAGAACAGTCAGTGGTACAAAGATAGATCTTTTTTAGGTTTTAACTTAGAATACTATGGTAAATGTTCTAAATGTAAGTAA
- a CDS encoding pallilysin-related adhesin yields the protein MVKRHFLILLTLLLMISCKESNRDDKLEKKEIEIKEITNIKEKKIVDEKLNKSIETFIDVDQLYPELTAVEKKDSNLDLDESIEQFIILIDNLNLVTILVADFNKITREYFVAWEVRLPFIYNSDFSMSEQDILAYKHNMELVVSGTTIANNNALYIFRKSAPPKGIHIYYKTIFSYETTGTIELITPNRSLDYNESRKESDIPYSVAVEQTNIINENTIAITKENWVWDKRRNIFFRESAETTEQKINVKEKLRNVYYGNKNNFLKFINGEWLSKGLDPQENRIIIIDSKNDKVLFKYKDGVEEYYIYSFYQSFKKLIINLRNSDVSTIPYKLYFTLDSTDSFTITPPSNTSTLWDGSYNRINNVIKSSLISDTNIDIKKEIPFTGIYKNVAYTLNFSYPDYTKTDSITGAIEEGTFELLKLEDDQLILQLRAKSSLRSVYNVKNYQLWYSEQKLESQAIRTIKIHEGVLTTHGIEIKSDVNPIKFEQTEVISNE from the coding sequence ATGGTAAAACGACACTTTTTAATATTATTAACACTACTTTTAATGATTTCTTGTAAAGAGAGTAATAGAGATGATAAATTAGAAAAAAAAGAGATTGAGATAAAAGAAATTACAAATATTAAAGAAAAAAAAATTGTAGATGAGAAACTGAATAAATCCATCGAAACATTTATCGATGTTGATCAACTATATCCAGAGTTAACAGCTGTGGAGAAAAAAGACTCTAACTTAGACCTAGATGAGTCTATAGAGCAGTTTATTATATTAATAGATAACCTAAATTTAGTAACAATTTTAGTTGCAGACTTTAATAAAATTACTAGAGAATACTTTGTGGCCTGGGAAGTTAGACTTCCTTTTATATATAACTCAGATTTTAGTATGAGTGAGCAGGATATACTAGCCTATAAACACAATATGGAACTTGTTGTTTCAGGAACAACTATAGCCAATAACAATGCACTCTATATATTTAGAAAGTCTGCACCTCCTAAGGGAATACATATCTATTACAAAACTATTTTTTCCTATGAAACAACAGGAACAATAGAATTAATTACTCCAAATAGAAGTTTAGACTACAATGAGAGTCGAAAAGAGAGTGATATCCCCTATAGTGTGGCAGTTGAACAGACAAATATTATTAATGAAAATACAATTGCCATTACAAAAGAGAACTGGGTTTGGGATAAACGTAGAAATATTTTTTTTAGAGAGAGTGCTGAGACAACTGAACAGAAAATAAATGTTAAAGAGAAGTTAAGAAACGTATATTATGGAAATAAAAATAACTTTCTAAAATTTATAAACGGAGAGTGGCTATCTAAGGGTTTAGACCCCCAGGAGAATAGAATAATTATAATTGACTCAAAAAATGATAAGGTTCTATTTAAATATAAAGATGGAGTTGAAGAGTACTATATCTATAGCTTCTATCAAAGTTTTAAAAAACTAATAATAAACTTAAGGAATTCAGATGTATCAACTATACCATACAAACTATATTTTACTTTAGATAGCACAGACTCATTTACAATAACACCTCCTTCAAATACCTCCACCCTATGGGACGGTAGTTATAACAGGATTAATAATGTTATTAAATCTTCTCTAATATCAGATACGAATATTGATATAAAAAAGGAGATTCCATTTACAGGAATATATAAAAATGTAGCTTATACATTAAATTTCTCATACCCTGACTACACTAAAACAGATTCAATAACAGGAGCTATTGAAGAGGGAACTTTTGAACTTTTAAAACTAGAAGATGATCAATTAATTTTACAGTTAAGAGCAAAAAGCAGTCTTAGATCAGTATATAATGTTAAAAATTACCAGTTGTGGTACTCTGAGCAGAAATTAGAGTCCCAAGCTATTAGAACAATAAAAATACATGAGGGAGTTTTAACTACCCATGGAATAGAAATTAAATCCGATGTAAACCCAATAAAATTTGAACAGACAGAGGTAATTAGTAATGAATAA
- the guaB gene encoding IMP dehydrogenase, with translation MLEIEEKLSYDDVLLVPSYADFFYANADVKTRIAKGVYLNAPIMSAAMDTVTEDKMAIALALQGGVGVIHRNLSYEEQAKQVSKVKRYLNWVIDSPITVDKNQTIADVRIIMEKYQVSGLPVVEGGKLAGIITGRDLRFCTDFTLKVESIMTKNPVVEKGEPTVKTAKEKFNKHRIEKVPVINDEGELTGLITVKDLEKHEQFPNAAMDAKGRLLCGAAISPQDYHKRIPLLKKAGVDFIVLDVASGDTKSVIDCIKDIKATYDIIVIGGNAATKEAAQRLIDAGSDAIKVGIGPGSICTTRIVAGIGVPQLSAVADVCEVAEKYDIPVIADGGIKFSGDISKAIGAGANAVMVGNLFAGLKEAPGREIIYEGRIFKTYRGMGSVGAIVDGSGDRYQMKEGDSPVPEGIEGRVPYKGELKPYLEQLVTGLKKGMGYTGCKSIDELRKYKKFVKISSAGLRESHAHDVSITQEAPNYSRS, from the coding sequence ATGTTAGAAATTGAAGAAAAACTTAGCTATGATGATGTATTATTAGTCCCAAGTTATGCGGATTTTTTTTATGCAAATGCAGACGTAAAAACAAGAATTGCTAAAGGGGTATATTTAAATGCTCCAATAATGTCAGCAGCTATGGATACTGTAACCGAAGACAAGATGGCTATAGCACTTGCCCTGCAGGGTGGAGTTGGTGTAATTCATAGAAATTTATCATACGAAGAACAAGCTAAACAAGTTTCTAAGGTAAAAAGATACCTAAATTGGGTAATTGATTCTCCTATAACAGTCGATAAAAATCAAACTATAGCAGATGTTAGAATTATAATGGAAAAGTATCAGGTTTCAGGTCTACCTGTAGTAGAGGGTGGAAAGTTAGCTGGAATAATAACTGGCCGGGACCTTCGTTTTTGTACAGACTTTACTCTAAAAGTTGAATCTATAATGACAAAAAATCCTGTTGTTGAGAAAGGTGAGCCTACTGTTAAAACAGCTAAAGAGAAGTTTAATAAACATAGAATTGAAAAAGTTCCAGTAATTAACGATGAAGGGGAATTAACAGGTTTAATAACTGTAAAAGATCTTGAAAAACATGAACAGTTTCCCAATGCAGCAATGGATGCTAAAGGTCGACTGTTATGTGGTGCTGCTATTAGTCCCCAAGACTACCATAAAAGGATTCCTTTACTAAAAAAAGCAGGAGTTGATTTTATTGTATTAGACGTAGCCTCAGGTGATACTAAATCAGTTATAGATTGTATAAAAGATATTAAGGCTACCTATGATATTATTGTTATTGGTGGTAATGCAGCAACAAAAGAGGCTGCTCAGAGATTAATTGATGCAGGTTCTGATGCTATTAAAGTTGGAATTGGTCCTGGTTCAATATGTACCACAAGAATTGTGGCTGGTATTGGTGTTCCCCAATTATCAGCAGTTGCTGATGTTTGTGAAGTAGCAGAGAAATATGATATTCCAGTAATTGCAGATGGAGGAATTAAATTTTCTGGGGATATCTCTAAAGCGATTGGTGCTGGAGCAAATGCTGTAATGGTTGGAAATCTGTTTGCAGGACTAAAAGAAGCTCCAGGTAGAGAGATAATATATGAAGGTCGGATTTTTAAAACATATAGAGGTATGGGATCTGTTGGAGCTATAGTTGATGGTTCAGGGGATAGATATCAGATGAAAGAGGGAGACTCACCAGTACCTGAAGGAATTGAAGGAAGAGTTCCATATAAGGGTGAACTTAAGCCATATTTAGAACAACTTGTAACAGGATTGAAAAAAGGTATGGGATATACCGGTTGTAAGAGTATAGATGAATTGCGAAAGTATAAGAAATTTGTTAAGATATCATCCGCAGGTCTTCGGGAGAGTCATGCCCATGATGTAAGCATTACTCAAGAAGCACCAAATTATTCACGAAGTTAA
- a CDS encoding FAD-dependent oxidoreductase: protein MKVIVLGNNHAGTAAVTHILKENPGTKVVSYDRNDNISFLACGIALWVSNTIKKPDGLFYSSPEKLAALGAEVHMRHEVLSIDFKAKEVNIKNLETGDTFTDSYDKLVMATGSWPIKPPIPGIDNDGIKFSKLFQHAENIIETIKSDRVKNITVVGAGYIGIELVEAFYKHGKNVTLVEAQDRILCNYFDNEFTEKPTKSLEDKGIAVKTQEKVMEFIGENGHVTKVVTDKGVYPADMVIMSVGFKPVTDFAKGHLEMLPNGAIKVDEYMYTSDPDVLAIGDCASIYSNAINDTAYIALATNAVRMGILAGKNIINKSIKHPGTQGSNAISIFEYKMASTGLSETAAKARGLNVKTNTVTDTNRPEFMPTYDDVQIKVVYDSETRRLLGAQILSTGDYTQCIHTLSLAIQQQLTVDQFALTDFFFLPHFNKPVSYLTSVALDAK from the coding sequence ATGAAAGTAATAGTTTTAGGAAATAATCATGCAGGAACAGCAGCAGTTACACACATTTTAAAAGAGAATCCAGGGACAAAAGTTGTTTCTTATGATAGAAATGATAATATTTCTTTTCTAGCCTGTGGTATAGCACTATGGGTTAGTAATACAATAAAAAAACCCGATGGACTGTTTTATTCATCACCAGAGAAACTAGCTGCACTAGGTGCAGAAGTTCATATGAGACACGAAGTACTTAGTATCGACTTTAAAGCTAAAGAAGTTAATATAAAAAATCTGGAAACAGGTGATACCTTTACAGATAGTTATGATAAATTAGTTATGGCTACTGGATCTTGGCCTATTAAACCACCTATACCAGGAATTGATAATGATGGAATAAAATTTTCAAAGCTATTTCAACATGCAGAGAATATTATTGAAACTATAAAGTCTGATAGAGTTAAAAATATAACTGTAGTAGGTGCTGGATATATTGGTATTGAACTTGTTGAAGCATTTTATAAACACGGGAAGAACGTAACATTAGTAGAGGCCCAGGATAGAATCCTTTGTAACTACTTTGATAATGAGTTTACAGAAAAACCTACAAAGTCCTTAGAAGATAAGGGGATTGCTGTTAAGACTCAAGAGAAGGTTATGGAGTTTATTGGAGAGAATGGACATGTTACTAAGGTTGTAACTGACAAGGGTGTTTATCCTGCAGATATGGTAATTATGTCAGTAGGATTTAAGCCTGTAACAGACTTTGCCAAGGGACATCTAGAGATGCTTCCAAATGGAGCGATAAAGGTGGATGAGTATATGTACACCTCTGATCCAGATGTTTTAGCGATTGGAGACTGCGCATCAATTTACTCAAATGCGATAAATGATACAGCGTACATAGCCCTTGCTACAAATGCTGTTAGAATGGGTATTCTAGCTGGTAAAAACATTATAAATAAAAGTATTAAGCATCCAGGGACTCAGGGATCAAACGCAATTAGTATATTTGAATATAAGATGGCATCAACAGGTCTATCTGAAACAGCTGCTAAAGCTAGAGGTTTAAATGTAAAAACAAATACAGTAACTGATACAAACAGACCAGAGTTTATGCCGACATATGATGATGTACAGATAAAAGTTGTCTATGATAGTGAAACTAGAAGACTCTTAGGTGCTCAGATATTATCAACAGGTGATTACACCCAGTGTATACACACCCTATCACTAGCTATACAACAGCAGCTAACAGTTGACCAATTTGCTTTAACAGATTTCTTCTTTTTACCCCACTTTAATAAACCAGTATCATATCTAACTTCTGTAGCACTAGATGCAAAGTAA
- a CDS encoding ferritin family protein — translation MKYSLSEIMDIASGIEKSGYDFYIKAAKKINKFSDFFNFLAKEEIAHDSVFKGLKKEFVSTDELNTVYDPDNIISKYIESLTDSIIFKSDEDLDSLLSSSDSIEDIIDWSIQREHDTILFYVGLKSSLSSESDKIIVEKIISEEMNHVHILMNKKSELLIK, via the coding sequence ATGAAGTATAGCTTAAGTGAAATAATGGATATTGCAAGTGGAATAGAGAAATCAGGTTATGATTTTTATATTAAAGCTGCAAAGAAGATCAATAAATTCTCTGACTTTTTTAATTTTTTAGCTAAGGAAGAGATTGCCCACGACTCTGTATTTAAAGGATTAAAAAAAGAGTTTGTCTCAACTGATGAGCTTAATACAGTATATGATCCTGATAATATAATATCAAAGTATATTGAGTCCTTAACAGACTCAATTATATTTAAGAGTGATGAGGATTTAGATAGTCTTCTCTCTAGTTCTGACTCTATTGAAGATATTATAGATTGGTCAATTCAGAGAGAGCACGATACTATCCTATTCTATGTAGGCCTTAAAAGTTCCTTATCTTCAGAGTCTGATAAAATTATTGTTGAGAAGATTATTTCCGAAGAGATGAATCATGTTCATATTTTAATGAATAAAAAAAGTGAGTTACTTATAAAATAA
- the purA gene encoding adenylosuccinate synthase, producing the protein MKLVVIGAQWGDEGKGKIVDYLAEKAKVVVRYSGGANAGHTIVNGDKVYKLHLVPSGIVYPNSDVLLGHGVVIDPTQLFKELEGIKAQGLEWEGRVKISDRAHLVLPFHKELDLEMESKRIRPIGTTGRGIGIAYSLKAHRDNIRIGDLYDEGFYNSLDQEIRDYLDPYKKRMEPMVVNGAYYLNSIKDEDILFEGAQGTLLDLDNGTYPFVSSGYSCAGGSSVGTGMGPRAMDNVIGVFKAYSTRVGNGPFPSDIKEAGDGDLENLIREIGGEYGVTTGRARKCGYLDMVALKYACISNSLDSLVLTHLDVYDQMDEVKVCEFYEIDGKKTDEFPTRIDLLNSVKPVTRTFKGWKCDISKIKKYEDLPKEAREYIDYIEEYTGTPISIVSVGADRSCTFNRRDPWTKY; encoded by the coding sequence ATGAAACTTGTTGTCATCGGTGCCCAGTGGGGAGATGAAGGTAAAGGTAAAATTGTTGATTATTTAGCAGAAAAGGCTAAGGTCGTAGTTCGTTATTCCGGTGGGGCTAATGCTGGCCATACCATCGTTAATGGAGACAAAGTATACAAACTTCATCTTGTCCCATCAGGAATTGTATATCCTAATAGTGATGTATTGTTAGGTCACGGAGTTGTTATTGATCCAACACAACTATTTAAAGAGTTGGAAGGTATCAAGGCTCAAGGTTTAGAGTGGGAAGGGCGAGTTAAGATCTCAGATCGAGCTCATTTAGTTCTTCCATTCCATAAAGAACTAGACCTGGAGATGGAATCTAAAAGAATTCGACCAATAGGAACTACTGGTAGAGGTATTGGGATAGCTTACTCTTTAAAGGCTCATCGGGATAATATTAGGATAGGTGACCTCTATGATGAAGGATTTTATAACTCCTTAGATCAAGAGATTAGGGATTATCTAGATCCTTATAAAAAGAGAATGGAACCAATGGTTGTTAATGGGGCCTACTATCTTAATTCAATTAAAGATGAGGATATTCTTTTTGAAGGTGCCCAAGGAACTCTATTAGACTTAGATAATGGAACATATCCCTTTGTATCATCTGGTTATTCATGTGCAGGTGGGTCATCTGTAGGAACTGGTATGGGTCCAAGGGCGATGGATAATGTTATAGGTGTTTTTAAAGCTTACTCTACAAGGGTTGGTAATGGTCCTTTTCCTTCTGATATTAAAGAAGCTGGAGATGGGGATTTAGAGAATCTCATTAGAGAGATAGGTGGAGAGTATGGTGTAACAACTGGTAGAGCACGTAAGTGTGGTTACCTAGATATGGTTGCACTAAAATATGCTTGTATTTCCAACTCTTTAGACTCCCTAGTTTTAACTCACTTAGATGTTTATGATCAGATGGATGAAGTTAAGGTTTGTGAATTCTATGAAATAGATGGGAAAAAAACCGATGAGTTTCCAACAAGAATTGATCTACTTAATAGTGTAAAACCTGTTACAAGAACATTTAAAGGCTGGAAGTGTGATATATCAAAAATAAAAAAATATGAAGATCTACCTAAAGAAGCAAGAGAGTATATTGATTACATTGAAGAGTATACAGGTACACCTATTAGTATTGTGTCTGTAGGTGCTGATAGATCATGTACATTTAATAGAAGGGATCCATGGACAAAATATTAA
- the guaA gene encoding glutamine-hydrolyzing GMP synthase — MDKILILDFGGQTCQLIARRIREFGVYTDIVPGDIELEEHLTDDVKGVILSGSPYSVYQDGAPVPDKKIFDLDVPLLGICYGLQRITYDLGGKVAPLATKEYGRSKISYQNKNDLFKDIPDGFVSWMSHGDSLDVLADGFTLTALSEHNLPASVCDVNRGIYGLQFHPEVTHCEFGTKILENFACGICGAKKEWSMETYIAKEGEKLRERVGDKEVLLLISGGVDSTVAGGLLLKTLDPNKVHFMYIDTGLMRKGESEEVSENLKKLGAKHLHLIDARDRFLGPLSGESDPEKKRKIIGNMFIEVQEDEIRSTLSGDYFLAQGTLYTDLIESGKGVGKNAQVIKSHHNVGCKAIEEKREAGLIIEPLEFLYKDEVRELGRILGISNTIVDRHPFPGPGLGIRIIGEVSKEKCDILRDADYIYVNELRKRGLYDKIWQAFSVLLPVKSVGVAGDARDYSYVLALRAVVSSDGMTADVYDFPMKDLLEISALITNSVKDIGRVTYDISSKPPATIEWE, encoded by the coding sequence ATGGACAAAATATTAATTTTAGATTTTGGTGGTCAAACATGCCAATTAATAGCAAGAAGAATTAGAGAGTTTGGTGTTTATACTGATATTGTACCTGGTGACATAGAGTTAGAGGAGCATTTAACAGATGATGTTAAGGGTGTAATTCTATCAGGGAGTCCTTACTCTGTATACCAAGACGGAGCACCTGTTCCTGATAAGAAAATATTTGATTTAGATGTACCTCTTTTAGGAATATGTTACGGCCTTCAGAGAATTACCTACGATTTAGGTGGGAAAGTAGCACCTTTGGCAACTAAAGAGTATGGTAGAAGTAAAATTTCATATCAAAATAAAAATGATCTATTTAAGGATATACCTGATGGATTTGTTTCATGGATGTCCCATGGTGATAGTTTAGATGTCTTAGCTGATGGTTTTACATTAACAGCCCTATCTGAACACAATCTACCAGCATCTGTTTGTGATGTTAATAGGGGTATTTATGGTCTACAGTTTCACCCTGAAGTAACCCACTGTGAGTTTGGAACTAAAATTCTGGAAAACTTTGCCTGTGGTATTTGTGGTGCTAAAAAAGAGTGGAGCATGGAGACTTATATTGCCAAAGAGGGTGAAAAACTTAGAGAACGAGTTGGTGATAAAGAGGTTCTTTTACTAATCTCAGGGGGAGTAGACTCAACAGTTGCTGGTGGACTTCTTCTTAAAACTTTAGATCCTAATAAAGTACATTTTATGTATATTGATACTGGTTTAATGAGAAAGGGTGAGTCTGAGGAAGTCTCAGAGAACTTAAAAAAGCTAGGAGCTAAACATCTTCACTTAATTGATGCAAGAGATCGGTTTTTAGGTCCTTTAAGTGGTGAGTCAGATCCAGAAAAAAAACGTAAAATAATTGGTAATATGTTTATTGAAGTGCAAGAGGATGAGATTAGATCAACCCTAAGTGGGGACTACTTCTTAGCCCAAGGAACACTATATACAGACTTAATAGAGTCAGGAAAGGGTGTTGGAAAAAATGCACAGGTAATTAAATCCCATCATAATGTTGGCTGTAAAGCAATTGAAGAGAAGAGAGAAGCCGGATTAATTATAGAACCATTAGAGTTTTTATATAAAGATGAAGTTAGAGAGTTAGGTCGAATCTTAGGTATAAGTAATACAATAGTAGATAGACACCCATTCCCTGGACCTGGTTTAGGAATAAGGATTATAGGTGAAGTCTCAAAAGAGAAGTGTGATATATTAAGAGACGCAGATTATATATATGTAAATGAACTTCGAAAACGTGGTTTATATGATAAAATTTGGCAAGCTTTTAGTGTTCTTCTTCCTGTGAAAAGTGTAGGGGTAGCTGGTGATGCTAGGGATTATAGCTACGTTTTAGCTTTAAGAGCCGTTGTTTCCTCTGATGGTATGACCGCTGATGTTTATGATTTCCCAATGAAGGATCTTTTAGAGATATCAGCTCTTATTACAAACTCTGTAAAGGATATTGGAAGGGTGACTTATGATATCTCTTCTAAACCTCCAGCAACTATAGAGTGGGAATAA